From the Nevskia ramosa DSM 11499 genome, the window GCGCCGGACGGCGCGCCGATGTTGCGGCCCTCGATGACGCCGCGGCCGAGTTCGCCGAACAGCCGCAGATGCGGGCCGAGATGCAGGTCGGTGCCGACGAACACGCGATAGATGTCCTGCCGCTGCTCGCCGTCACGCAGCTGCGCGTGCTCGGTGTAGTTGATGCGCCCGCGCAGTTCGCCGGACAAGCTCAGGTAGACGTCCGGCCGGCCGATCGGCAGGTACTTGATCCGGTCGAGGAAATCATGCCGTTGGCCGGGATCACCCATGCGCTGCCAGTCCTCGGCCCAGCGTGCGACGTTGTAGCCGTTGACCGTCGCACCCTGTCCGACCGCAGCGACCGGGTAGCCGCCTGGCATCGGCGGCGCGGGCACCTTGGCGGCCGGCGCGTCCACAGCCGCGGGCATCTCGGGATCGGCGCCGCTGGCCTCGGTCGCGGCTTCGGCGGCCAGTGCCAGCACCGCAGACAAGACACCGCAGGCCAGGCGCAGCGACAGCGTGGTATTCCAGGACATGCACGACTCCTCGCACGATGATCAGGCTGTGATCCCTCGCCGCAGGCCGCAGTCGATCCGCCCGCTTCGGGCAGCGCGTCAGGGAAGGGTCGGGAATCGTTTTTCCGGTTGCCTGGCGGGTGCCATGGCAGGCCGGTTGAATGTCGCCATCTTGGTCGCGGCGCGCGCGCCGGGAAATAACACCATGGAGCTAGGCCGGCTCGATCCGGCCTGATGGTGTTAGCTGCCTGTGCAGCGTTTGCCTACACTGACGGCATGCACCATGTCCCGACGCCCGGCGGCCCGATCACAGCAACCGCGCTGTCATGGAAATGACCGCGATGGACGCCGGCAATCTGCGCATCCTGGTGGCCGACGATCACCCGCTGTTCCGAGCCGCCATCGTCCATGCGCTGCAGCCGTTCACTGGCTCGGGCGGCAGCATCGCCGAAGCCTCGAGCTTCGCGTCGCTGAGCGCTGCCGTCATCGAGAATCCCGAACTGGATCTGGTGCTGCTCGATCTGAACATGCCCGGCGCGCAGGGCTTCTCGTCGCTGGTCTATCTGCGCGGCGAACGGCCGGCGCTGCCGGTGATCGTGATCTCGTCGAACGATCATCCGCGCACCGTCGGCCGCGCCCAGCAGTTCGGCGCGGCGGCCTTCGTGCCGAAGTCCGCGCCACCGGCGGTGCTGCAGAACGCGCTGCGCGTGGTCATGCAGGGCGATGAATGGTTTCCGCCGCAGCGTGCCGCGCGCAGCGCCGAAGACGCCAAGCTGGCCGAACAGCTTGCCCAGCTGACGCCACAGCAGTTCCGCGTGTTGATGGCGATGGCCGATGGCCTGCTCAACAAGCAGATCGCCCACGAACTGGGTCTGGCCGAGAACACGGTGAAGGTCCACATCACCGCCGTGCTGCGCAAGCTGGAGTGCTACAGCCGCACGCAGGCCGCGGTGAAGGTCAAGGCGCTGCAGCCGGAGCCTGAAGCTGGCGATCCGGGCTAGCCGCTCCGCAACAGCAACTGCCGCATCAAGGCCCGCAAGGCCGGTGGCCGCACCGGCTTCGGCAGGAACGCCCAGCCGGCATCGGCGGCGGCTTCCGAAGCCGCTTCGCGCTCTGCCGAAATCATGATCACCGGCGGCTGGCGACCCCAGCGCCGGAACAGCGACGGCATCAGATCGGCACCGGTGCTGGCACCGAGGCGATGATCGAGCAGCACCAGATCAGGCGCTTCGGCGGTTGATGCAGCCGCCTCTTCCAGACTGCCGATCAGCGTCACTTGGCAGCCCCAGGCCTGCAGCAGCGCACGGGCGGCTTCGCGTACACGCGGGTCATCGTCGATGCACCAGATATGGCGGCCCTGCAATGCGGTGGCCGGCTCAGCGATGGTCGTGGCCGGCGTGCTCACGCCGCTGCGATCACCGGCCGGCAGCGCGACGCTGAACACGCTGCCACGCCCCGGCCATGAGCGCAGGCCGATCCGGTGATCGAGCCGCCGCGCGATGCGCTCGACGATCGCCAGGCCCAGGCCGGCGCCGCGATCGGACTGTGCCGAGCCGCCATCGAGGCGGCGGAACTCTTCGAAGATCACGACACGATGCGCTTCGGCGATGCCGCAACCGGTATCCCAGACTTCGATGCGCAAGCCACCGGCGCTGCGCCGCACGCCCATCAGCACGCTGCCGCGCACGGTGTAGCGCAGCGCGTTGGACAGGAAGTTCTGCAGGATGCGCCGCAGCAGCGCGGCATCGCTCTTGACCACGGCGTGCGTCGCCACCACGCGCAGGCTCAGGCCCCGCAGCTGCGCGGTGGGCTCGAACTCGCGGCGCAGCGTGTCGAACATATCCTGGAGCGCCAGATCCCCCACCTGGGTCTGCAGCGCGCCGGATTCCAGACGCGAGATATCGAGCAGGCTCGACAGGATGCCGTCCTCGGCGGCAAGCGCTTCCTCGATGTTGTCGGCCAGCGCCGCGGCCTGCGCGTCGTCCAGGCGTTCGCGCAAGGCCGAGGTGTACATGCGCGCCGCGTTCAGCGGCTGCAGCAGGTCGTGGACGGCGGCGCTGACGAAGCTGGTCTTCGAGCGATTGGCGCGCTCGGCCTCGCGGCGCGCGGCATCGAGATCCTGGGTGCGTTCGTCGACCCGGCGCTCCAGCGACACCGCCAGGGTGCGCAGCTCGCGCGCGGTATTTCGATACGCGGTGATGTCGGCATACGAGGTGACGAAGCCGCCGGCCGGCAGCGGATTGCCGCGAATCTCGATCACCGTGCCGTTGGCCCACTCGCGCTCGAACATGTGCGGCCGCGCGGCGCGCAGATGATCGAGCCGCCGCTGCACGGCGACCTCGACATCGCCACTGCCGAGCAGGCCGCGGCGCGCGTTGTAGCGCAGCAGGTCTTCGATCGGCCGGCCGATGCGCATCAGTTCCGGCGGATAGCCGAAGATTTCGACATAGCGGCGGTTCCAAGCCACGAGGCGCAGATCGGCATCGATGACGCTGACGCCCTGGGCCAGATGTTCGAGGCTCTGGCGCTGGCCGACGCTGGCCCGTTCGGCGGCGATGACGATGCCGTCCTGCGCGCTGTGCAGCGCTTCCGCGTGCTGGCGCACCAGCTGCTCGAGTTCCTCGCGGCTGCGCCGGCGCAGGCGCGACAAGCGCAGGCGCTGCTGCACGAACAGCACCAGGAACAACAGGCTCAGCAGCGCACCGCCGGCCGCGAGCGCGGCGATCAGGCCGGCGTCTTCGCTGTCACTGGTTTCATGGAGCAGATGCAGGGTCCAGCCATCGCTGGCCAGCGGCAGCGACTGCCACAGAAAGTCGCCCCGCAGACCCGCGCTTTCGAGCTTCACCCTCCGCGTTCCTTCAGGGCCTCTGGCATCGCGCAGGCTGAGCGGCTTCAGGCGCTGGCCGGCGTACTGCTGGGTACGCGCCAGCTCATCAAGCTCGGCCGGGCTCAGAGTCTTCAGCTGGCGATAACGCCAGGCCTCGCGATTGGCCAGGAAGACGATGCCGTGGGCGTCGCTGATCAGCACCACATCGGCGGCCTTCTGCCATTCCTGCTCCAGCTCGCCGAGTTCCACCTTGACGGTCACCGCGCCGATGCGGCTGCCGTCATCGTCATGCACCGCCTGGGTCATGTAGTAGCCGGGTACGCCGGTGGTGACGCCGATGCCGTAGAAGCTGCCGCGGTCGTCGCGCATCGCCTGCTGGAAGTACGGCCGGAAGCGGTAGTCGACGCCGACATTGCTGCCCGGCAGCTGCCAGTTGTTGGCGGCGACGCCGATGCCCTGGCGATCGAGCAGGGTCAGGGTCGAGGTATGGGCCGCGCCGTTGACCACTTCCAGCCGGCGGCTGAGCTGCTGGCTGGCGGCGACATCGATCGGCGCGCGCTGCGCCCGGCTCAATGCTTGGCGCAGCTCCGGGTCCAGCGCCAGCACCGTCGGCAGGGTGCGGTAGCGGTCGATCATCGACTGCAGCGACGCCGCATACAGACCGAGCTGCTCGGCACTGCGCGCCGCCGATTCGCGCAGCGCCTGCTGCGTGGCCTGCCGCGCCACCGCGGTCATCGCGCCGCCAAGCACCGCGATGACCAGCAGCACGATGGCCACCAGCCGCAGCCGGTGGCCCTGTCGCCGTGGACCCGGCGCAGCAGCTTCAGCCACGAGCGCGGTGCGCGTTCAGGCAGCTGCTGTCAGTCATTTCGCGATCCCCATCAGGTGAAGCCGCAAGCTAACTCTGCGTCAGACCTTCCGGCAACGGTTCCGACATCGCATCCGGGCCGGCGGTCAGTTCGCGGCGCAGGCGATCGCGATCCAGCTCGTTCTCCCAGCCGGCGACGACGATTGTCGCCACACCATTGCCGACCAGGTTGGTCAGCGCCCGCGCTTCGCTCATGAAGCGATCGATGCCGAGGATCAGCGCCAGGCCGGCGACCGGCACCGAAGGCACCACGGCCAGGGTTGCGGCGAGGGTGATGAAGCCGGCACCGGTGACGCCGGAAGCGCCCTTCGAGGTCAGCATCGCCACCGCCAGCAGGGTGATCTCCTGGGTCAGGGTCAGATCGACGTTGAGCGCCTGCGCCACGAAGATCGCCGCCATCGTCAGGTAGATGTTGGTGCCATCGAGATTGAACGAGTAACCGCTCGGCACCACCAGACCGACCACCGGCTTGCCGCAGCCGAGGCGCTCCAGCTTCTGCATCAGCGGCACCAGCGCCGATTCCGACGACGAGGTGCCGAGCACCAACAGCAGCTCATCGCGGATGTAGCGCAGGAAGCGGAAGATGCTGAAGCCGGAGAGCCTGGCGATGGTGCCGAGCACCAGCACGATGAACAGCGCGCAGGTGAGATAGAAGCTGCCCATCAGCTTGGCCAGCGGGCCGAGGCTGTCGAGGCCGTACTTGCCGATGGTGAAGGCCATCGCGCCGCCGGCACCGATCGGCGCCAGGCGCATGATCGAACTCATCATCCGGAAGAACACTTTCGAGATCGCATCGAGAAAGCTCATCACCGGCTTGCCCTGCTCGCCGACCGCGCTCATCGCGAAGCCGAACAGCAGCGCGATCAGCAGCACCTGCAGCAGATCGCCATTGCCGGTGAAGGCATCGGTGAAGGTCTTGGGGATGATGTGCAGCAGGAAGCCGACGGTGCTCTGGTCGTGCGCAGCAGCGGCGTACTTGGCCACCGCACCGGCATCGAGCGTGGCCGGATCGACATTGAAGCCGGCGCCCGGCTTCAACAGGTTGACGACGATCAGGCCGATCACCAGCGCGAAGCTCGACACCACTTCGAAGTAGAGGATCGCCTTGACGCCGACCCGGCCGACCTTCTTCACATCGGACACGCCGGCGATGCCCATGACCACGGTCAGGAAGATGATCGGGCCGATCAGCATCTTGATCAGGCTGATGAAGGCATCGCCGAGCGGCTTCAACGCCACGCCGGTTTCCGGGAAGTAGTGGCCGATCGAGCCGCCGATCACGAT encodes:
- a CDS encoding dicarboxylate/amino acid:cation symporter; its protein translation is MTTSTHASANSSRRLYLWVLLAIVIGGSIGHYFPETGVALKPLGDAFISLIKMLIGPIIFLTVVMGIAGVSDVKKVGRVGVKAILYFEVVSSFALVIGLIVVNLLKPGAGFNVDPATLDAGAVAKYAAAAHDQSTVGFLLHIIPKTFTDAFTGNGDLLQVLLIALLFGFAMSAVGEQGKPVMSFLDAISKVFFRMMSSIMRLAPIGAGGAMAFTIGKYGLDSLGPLAKLMGSFYLTCALFIVLVLGTIARLSGFSIFRFLRYIRDELLLVLGTSSSESALVPLMQKLERLGCGKPVVGLVVPSGYSFNLDGTNIYLTMAAIFVAQALNVDLTLTQEITLLAVAMLTSKGASGVTGAGFITLAATLAVVPSVPVAGLALILGIDRFMSEARALTNLVGNGVATIVVAGWENELDRDRLRRELTAGPDAMSEPLPEGLTQS
- a CDS encoding response regulator, translated to MDAGNLRILVADDHPLFRAAIVHALQPFTGSGGSIAEASSFASLSAAVIENPELDLVLLDLNMPGAQGFSSLVYLRGERPALPVIVISSNDHPRTVGRAQQFGAAAFVPKSAPPAVLQNALRVVMQGDEWFPPQRAARSAEDAKLAEQLAQLTPQQFRVLMAMADGLLNKQIAHELGLAENTVKVHITAVLRKLECYSRTQAAVKVKALQPEPEAGDPG
- a CDS encoding PAS-domain containing protein codes for the protein MTAVARQATQQALRESAARSAEQLGLYAASLQSMIDRYRTLPTVLALDPELRQALSRAQRAPIDVAASQQLSRRLEVVNGAAHTSTLTLLDRQGIGVAANNWQLPGSNVGVDYRFRPYFQQAMRDDRGSFYGIGVTTGVPGYYMTQAVHDDDGSRIGAVTVKVELGELEQEWQKAADVVLISDAHGIVFLANREAWRYRQLKTLSPAELDELARTQQYAGQRLKPLSLRDARGPEGTRRVKLESAGLRGDFLWQSLPLASDGWTLHLLHETSDSEDAGLIAALAAGGALLSLLFLVLFVQQRLRLSRLRRRSREELEQLVRQHAEALHSAQDGIVIAAERASVGQRQSLEHLAQGVSVIDADLRLVAWNRRYVEIFGYPPELMRIGRPIEDLLRYNARRGLLGSGDVEVAVQRRLDHLRAARPHMFEREWANGTVIEIRGNPLPAGGFVTSYADITAYRNTARELRTLAVSLERRVDERTQDLDAARREAERANRSKTSFVSAAVHDLLQPLNAARMYTSALRERLDDAQAAALADNIEEALAAEDGILSSLLDISRLESGALQTQVGDLALQDMFDTLRREFEPTAQLRGLSLRVVATHAVVKSDAALLRRILQNFLSNALRYTVRGSVLMGVRRSAGGLRIEVWDTGCGIAEAHRVVIFEEFRRLDGGSAQSDRGAGLGLAIVERIARRLDHRIGLRSWPGRGSVFSVALPAGDRSGVSTPATTIAEPATALQGRHIWCIDDDPRVREAARALLQAWGCQVTLIGSLEEAAASTAEAPDLVLLDHRLGASTGADLMPSLFRRWGRQPPVIMISAEREAASEAAADAGWAFLPKPVRPPALRALMRQLLLRSG